The following proteins come from a genomic window of Triticum aestivum cultivar Chinese Spring chromosome 6A, IWGSC CS RefSeq v2.1, whole genome shotgun sequence:
- the LOC123128866 gene encoding chaperone protein DnaJ encodes MALALSTLPFAPSTPAPASFRPRGAHLAPSPAGRSGGLGVGLSLACAAPRKNRGRRRRGGGLVVFAAADYYATLGVQRSATIKDIKAAYRKLARQYHPDVNKEPGATDKFKEISSAYEVLSDDKKRALYDQYGEAGVKSAVGGNAGAYTSNPFDLFETFFGASMGGGGGFSGMDQSAFRTRRRSTAAQGEDIRYDVILGFSEAIFGTEKDIILSHLETCDACSGSGSKVGSKAKICSTCGGRGQVMRTEQTPFGLFSQVSICPTCVGEGEVISEYCRKCSGEGRVRVRKEIKVKIPPGVSKGSTLRVRGEGDAGPKGGPPGDLFVCLDVEEPSDIKRDGINLYSTVSISYIEAILGTVQKVRTVEGTSELRIPPGTQPGDVLVLAKQGVPSLNRPSIRGDHLFTVKVSIPKRISGREKELLEELASLKNGGFARAPVKPKPVHKENGSRAAPEVSDQPDDGEGDWLKKLSDFAGSIVNGASKWLKDNL; translated from the exons ATGGCGCTCGCGCTCTCCACGCTCCCCTTCGCCCCCTCCACCCCGGCGCCCGCCTCGTTCCGCCCCCGCGGGGcccacctcgccccctcccccgccGGTAGGAGCGGCGGCCTCGGCGTCGGGCTCTCCCTCGCGTGCGCGGCGCCGCGGAAGAaccgcgggcggaggcggcgcggcgggGGCCTGGTGGTGTTCGCGGCGGCCGACTACTACGCGACGCTCGGCGTGCAGCGCTCCGCGACCATCAAGGACATCAAGGCCGCCTACCGGAAGCTCGCGCGCCAG TATCATCCTGATGTTAATAAAGAACCTGGAGCAACCGACAAGTTCAAAGAGATAAGCTCAGCCTATGAG GTTCTGTCAGATGATAAGAAGAGGGCATTGTATGACCAATATGGTGAAGCCGGGGTTAAGAGCGCGGTTGGGGGCAACGCTGGAGCTTATACA TCGAATCCATTTGATCTGTTTGAGACATTCTTCGGAGCAAgcatgggtggtggtggtggcttttCTGGTATGGACCAGAGCGCATTTAGGACACGCAGAAGGAGCACTGCTGCTCAGGGTGAAGACATCAG ATATGATGTGATTCTAGGGTTCTCAGAGGCAATATTTGGAACAGAAAAAGATATCATATTATCCCATTTGGAGACTTGTGATGCTTGTAGCGGTTCTGGTTCAAAGGTTGGCTCAAAGGCAAAAATATGCTCCACATGTGGTGGGCGAGGGCAAGTAATGCGAACGGAGCAGACACCATTTGGTCTCTTTTCCCAG GTTTCTATTTGCCCCACTTGTGTAGGAGAGGGTGAGGTCATTTCAGAGTATTGCAGGAAATGCTCTGGAGAGGGGCGTGTTCGTGTCAGAAAAGAGATCAAAGTAAAAATCCCTCCAGGAGTTAGTAAAGGTAGCACTCTTCGTGTACGTGGTGAAGGTGATGCAGGACCGAAAGG AGGGCCTCCTGGAGATCTTTTTGTCTGCCTTGATGTAGAGGAGCCATCCGATATTAAAAGGGATGGTATCAACTTGTATTCAACTGTGTCGATAAGCTACATTGAAGCTATTTTGGGTACAGTTCAAAAG GTCAGAACTGTTGAGGGAACTAGTGAACTTCGAATACCTCCAGGCACCCAACCTGGTGATGTATTGGTCCTAGCGAAGCAAGGTGTTCCATCATTGAATAGGCCATCTATACGCGGTGATCATCTATTCACTGTTAAGGTCTCTATACCCAAACGTATAAG TGGGCGCGAAAAGGAGTTGCTTGAGGAACTTGCATCGTTGAAAAATGGTGGTTTTGCCCGTGCACCGGTGAAGCCAAAAC CTGTACATAAAGAGAATGGAAGCCGCGCTGCTCCAGAAGTATCAGATCAACCTGATGATGGGGAGGGTGACTGGTTGAAGAAACTTTCTGATTTTGCTGG ATCCATTGTCAACGGGGCATC